The proteins below are encoded in one region of Pelotomaculum schinkii:
- the uvrC gene encoding excinuclease ABC subunit UvrC has product MQIEEKLKNLPARPGVYLYRNAEGKIIYVGKAVSLKNRVRSYFQTGASHPPKTRVMVEKIADLDFIVTDSEVEALILEQNLIKEYRPHYNILLKDDKSYPYLKVTLGEDFPRVMITRRHVKDGSRYFGPYTRVGAVNETLRLLKKLFPFRACNQKEPPPRQRPCLNQHISRCLGPCCGLVDREKYRAMIQEVCMFLEGRQEDLLKSLLTRMEEAAGKLEFEKAARLRDQIQAVREVVEKQKIISGGFEDRDVVAMAGVRDETCVMVFFIRGGKLIGREHFMLKGTEGLSRADVTGAFIKQYYSSVDIIPGEILLAEELKEEAGVIEKWLTGKRGARVHLKTPRRGEKKKLVEMVAKNAVLTLDQIHSEEAARRDDTKAALAGLAAALGLEQPPQRLECYDISNTQGHASVASMAVLEGGRPAKDQYRRFKISTVEGPDDFASMQEALRRRFTRAREERELLNTGQMSSKEAKFHRLPDLVIVDGGKGQLSAARHVMRELGFAHIPACGLAKQEELLFIEGAPDPVVLPKESPSLHLVQRLRDEAHRFAVTYHRNLRGKAGLKSLLDEVEGIGEVRRRALLKAFGSLSDIEKATPEQLAAVEGMNRKAARAVYDFFHH; this is encoded by the coding sequence ATGCAGATTGAAGAAAAGCTGAAAAACCTTCCAGCCAGGCCCGGTGTCTATCTTTACCGGAACGCCGAGGGGAAAATTATATACGTGGGCAAGGCCGTTTCCCTAAAAAACAGGGTCCGCTCCTATTTCCAGACAGGCGCCAGCCATCCTCCCAAAACCCGTGTGATGGTGGAGAAAATCGCCGACCTGGATTTCATTGTGACCGATTCGGAAGTTGAGGCCTTAATCCTGGAGCAAAACCTGATCAAGGAGTATCGCCCCCACTACAACATCCTGCTCAAGGACGACAAAAGCTACCCTTACCTCAAGGTAACCCTGGGGGAAGACTTTCCCAGGGTCATGATTACCCGGCGCCATGTCAAGGACGGTTCCAGGTATTTCGGGCCCTATACCAGGGTGGGCGCCGTCAATGAGACATTGCGCCTGCTGAAAAAGCTATTCCCCTTCCGTGCCTGCAATCAAAAGGAACCACCCCCCAGGCAGCGGCCATGCCTGAACCAGCACATCAGCCGCTGCCTGGGACCCTGCTGCGGGCTGGTGGACAGGGAAAAATACCGCGCCATGATCCAGGAGGTCTGCATGTTTCTGGAGGGAAGGCAGGAAGACCTCTTGAAGAGTCTGCTGACCAGGATGGAGGAGGCAGCTGGCAAGCTTGAGTTTGAAAAGGCTGCCCGCCTGCGGGACCAGATCCAGGCTGTACGCGAAGTAGTTGAAAAGCAAAAGATCATCTCAGGAGGATTTGAGGACCGTGATGTGGTCGCTATGGCCGGCGTCCGGGACGAAACCTGCGTGATGGTTTTTTTTATACGGGGCGGCAAGCTTATCGGGCGCGAACATTTCATGTTGAAAGGAACGGAAGGCTTGAGCCGGGCGGATGTAACAGGCGCCTTTATCAAGCAGTATTACAGTTCTGTTGATATCATCCCGGGGGAAATCCTCCTGGCGGAAGAGTTAAAAGAAGAGGCGGGCGTTATTGAAAAGTGGCTAACCGGGAAACGGGGCGCCAGGGTTCACCTGAAAACCCCCAGGCGCGGTGAGAAGAAGAAGCTGGTGGAGATGGTGGCCAAAAACGCTGTTCTCACCCTGGATCAGATTCACTCGGAGGAAGCGGCGCGCCGCGACGACACGAAAGCGGCGTTGGCCGGACTGGCCGCGGCGCTGGGCCTGGAACAACCGCCGCAGCGCCTGGAGTGTTATGACATCTCCAACACCCAGGGCCATGCAAGCGTGGCGTCAATGGCAGTCCTCGAAGGCGGCAGACCGGCCAAAGACCAGTACCGCCGCTTTAAAATCAGTACGGTGGAGGGACCGGATGACTTCGCTTCGATGCAGGAGGCTCTGCGCAGGCGCTTTACCAGGGCCAGGGAGGAACGGGAACTGCTGAACACCGGTCAAATGTCCAGCAAGGAGGCAAAATTCCACCGCCTGCCGGACCTGGTTATTGTGGACGGGGGCAAGGGGCAGCTTTCGGCGGCCCGTCATGTGATGCGAGAACTGGGCTTTGCCCATATCCCTGCCTGCGGCCTGGCCAAACAGGAGGAACTGCTCTTTATCGAAGGGGCGCCCGACCCCGTTGTTCTGCCAAAAGAGTCCCCATCTCTCCACCTGGTGCAGCGCCTGCGCGACGAAGCCCACCGCTTCGCCGTGACCTACCACCGCAACCTGCGCGGCAAGGCGGGACTCAAGTCTTTGCTGGACGAGGTGGAAGGTATCGGCGAGGTGCGCCGCCGGGCGCTCTTGAAGGCCTTTGGCTCACTGTCCGACATTGAAAAGGCGACACCGGAGCAGCTGGCCGCTGTGGAGGGCATGAACAGAAAAGCCGCCCGCGCCGTCTACGACTTCTTCCACCACTAA
- the uvrA gene encoding excinuclease ABC subunit UvrA: MLDKILVKGARAHNLKNIDVEIPRDKLVVITGLSGSGKSSLAFDTIYAEGQRRYVESLSSYARQFLGQMDKPDVDYIEGLSPAISIDQKTTSHNPRSTVGTVTEIYDYLRLLFARVGRPHCPKCGKPITRQAVEQMVDLLASRPEGTRLQILAPVVRGKKGEHAKILEEIRRNGFARVRVDGEVLDAFEEISLDKNKKHTIEVVVDRVILRPGSERRLADSLETALKQGDGVAMAALEGEEITFSQNFACVDCGISITEITPRLFSFNSPYGACPECTGLGIKKEIDPDLVIPDRRRSIAGGAIGGMNKGGYYYQFLEGLAGYYGFSLDTPVAELAPEHLDVILYGTGGKKFHFVLESEIYNRRHEMYVPFEGVINNLARRYKETSSESQREDLEMYMSSKPCPACQGARLKPEALAVKIGDRSITAVTRLSVVEALSFFEGLELSSREQLIARQILKEINERLGFLVNVGLDYLTLDRAAGTLSGGEAQRIRLATQIGSGLMGVLYILDEPSIGLHQRDNHRLLQTLERLRDLGNTLIVVEHDEDTMLAADHIIDIGPGAGVHGGRVVAAGNYREISDNPDSITGQYLSGKKFIPVPSIRRRPNGKAVEVLGAVENNLKRIDAAFPLGVFTCVTGVSGSGKSTLVNDILYRKLSQELHGARTQPGSCRAVRGIEFLDKVIDVNQSPIGRTPRSNPATYTGVFNDIRDLFSQTPEAKMRGYKLGRFSFNVKGGRCEACQGDGIIKIEMHFLPDVYVPCEVCKGLRYNRETLEVRYKGSNIADVLDMTVEQAVEFFRHIPKIHRKLKTLQDVGLGYIRLGQPATTLSGGEAQRVKLATELSRRSNGKTFYILDEPTTGLHTADIDKLLKVLHRLVEAGDTVVVIEHNLDVIKTADYIIDLGPEGGDKGGQVIATGTPEQIAAVPGSYTGQYLKKVLEKGARQGMELWEKEAGVFVEAIQRTGS, from the coding sequence ATGTTGGACAAGATTTTAGTCAAGGGCGCCCGCGCCCACAACCTTAAAAATATTGATGTTGAAATCCCCCGTGACAAGTTGGTGGTCATTACCGGGCTCTCCGGTTCGGGCAAGTCCTCCCTGGCCTTTGACACCATCTACGCCGAGGGCCAGAGGCGCTATGTGGAGTCTTTGTCCTCTTACGCCCGCCAGTTCCTGGGGCAGATGGATAAGCCCGATGTGGACTACATCGAGGGACTCTCTCCCGCCATTTCCATCGACCAAAAAACAACCAGCCACAACCCGCGTTCCACCGTCGGCACGGTTACCGAGATTTACGACTACCTGCGCCTGCTTTTTGCCAGGGTGGGACGACCGCACTGTCCCAAATGCGGCAAGCCAATCACCCGGCAGGCTGTGGAGCAGATGGTGGACCTTCTGGCCTCCCGGCCAGAAGGTACCAGGCTGCAGATCCTGGCGCCGGTGGTGCGGGGCAAGAAGGGCGAGCACGCCAAAATCCTGGAGGAGATCCGCCGCAACGGGTTTGCCCGGGTCAGGGTGGACGGCGAGGTGCTGGACGCCTTTGAAGAAATCAGTTTGGACAAGAACAAAAAGCACACCATCGAGGTGGTGGTGGACCGCGTCATCCTGCGACCAGGCTCCGAAAGGAGGCTGGCCGACTCGCTGGAGACGGCCTTGAAGCAGGGTGACGGTGTGGCCATGGCGGCGCTGGAAGGGGAAGAAATCACCTTCAGCCAAAACTTTGCCTGCGTTGACTGCGGTATCAGCATCACTGAGATCACACCCCGCCTGTTCTCCTTTAACAGCCCCTACGGGGCCTGCCCGGAGTGCACCGGACTGGGGATTAAAAAAGAAATTGACCCGGACCTGGTCATACCGGATCGCCGCCGGTCAATAGCCGGCGGGGCTATCGGGGGGATGAACAAGGGGGGATACTACTACCAATTCCTTGAAGGATTGGCCGGGTACTATGGCTTTAGCCTTGATACTCCCGTGGCAGAGCTCGCTCCCGAGCACCTGGACGTTATTTTATACGGGACGGGCGGCAAGAAGTTTCATTTTGTCCTGGAGAGTGAAATATACAACCGCCGGCACGAGATGTACGTGCCCTTTGAGGGCGTCATAAACAACCTGGCCAGGCGTTACAAGGAAACCTCTTCCGAGAGCCAGCGGGAAGATCTTGAAATGTATATGAGCAGCAAGCCCTGTCCCGCCTGTCAGGGGGCGAGGCTCAAGCCGGAAGCGCTGGCAGTTAAAATTGGCGACCGGTCTATCACGGCTGTGACGCGCTTATCCGTTGTGGAAGCTTTGTCTTTTTTCGAAGGGCTGGAGCTGTCCAGCCGTGAACAGCTCATCGCCAGGCAGATTTTAAAGGAAATTAACGAGCGACTGGGGTTCCTGGTCAACGTAGGGTTGGACTACCTGACTTTAGACCGGGCGGCGGGGACGCTATCAGGGGGCGAGGCCCAGCGTATCCGGCTGGCTACCCAGATCGGCTCCGGCCTGATGGGAGTGCTGTACATTCTGGATGAGCCCAGCATCGGGCTGCACCAGCGGGATAACCACCGCCTGCTGCAGACACTGGAGCGGCTGCGGGATCTGGGCAACACCTTGATCGTGGTCGAGCACGACGAGGATACCATGCTCGCCGCCGATCATATCATCGATATCGGGCCCGGGGCAGGCGTGCATGGCGGACGGGTGGTGGCAGCGGGCAATTACCGTGAGATTTCGGATAACCCGGATTCTATTACCGGCCAGTACTTAAGCGGCAAGAAATTCATCCCGGTGCCGTCTATCCGCCGCAGGCCCAACGGCAAGGCGGTGGAGGTGCTGGGCGCCGTGGAAAACAACTTGAAGCGTATTGATGCGGCTTTTCCTCTGGGGGTCTTCACCTGTGTAACCGGGGTATCCGGGTCGGGTAAAAGCACCCTGGTCAACGATATATTATACCGCAAGCTATCCCAGGAACTGCACGGGGCCAGGACCCAGCCCGGCAGCTGCCGGGCTGTACGGGGTATCGAGTTCCTGGACAAGGTTATTGACGTCAACCAATCCCCCATCGGGCGCACACCACGTTCCAACCCGGCCACCTACACCGGTGTGTTCAATGATATCCGCGACCTCTTTTCACAGACCCCGGAAGCGAAGATGCGAGGCTACAAGCTTGGCCGCTTCAGCTTCAATGTCAAGGGGGGCCGCTGTGAAGCCTGCCAGGGGGACGGCATTATCAAGATCGAAATGCACTTCCTGCCGGATGTATACGTACCCTGCGAGGTCTGCAAGGGCCTGCGCTACAACCGGGAGACGCTGGAGGTCCGCTATAAGGGCAGCAACATCGCGGATGTGCTGGACATGACTGTGGAGCAGGCGGTCGAGTTCTTTCGTCATATCCCCAAGATCCACCGCAAGCTGAAGACCCTGCAGGACGTCGGGCTGGGCTACATCCGCCTGGGCCAGCCGGCTACAACTCTTTCCGGCGGCGAGGCCCAGCGGGTGAAACTGGCCACCGAGCTTTCCAGGCGTTCGAACGGCAAGACCTTTTATATCCTCGACGAGCCCACCACCGGACTGCATACCGCCGATATCGACAAGCTGCTTAAGGTTTTGCACCGGCTGGTTGAGGCGGGCGACACCGTGGTGGTAATCGAGCACAACCTGGATGTGATCAAGACTGCCGATTATATCATCGACCTGGGGCCGGAGGGCGGGGATAAAGGCGGACAGGTAATCGCCACCGGCACGCCGGAGCAGATAGCGGCTGTGCCCGGCTCATATACGGGGCAGTATTTGAAAAAGGTTTTGGAAAAAGGCGCCCGGCAGGGTATGGAGCTGTGGGAAAAAGAGGCCGGTGTCTTTGTTGAAGCGATCCAAAGAACGGGTAGTTAG
- the uvrB gene encoding excinuclease ABC subunit UvrB, giving the protein MRAFQLKSEYTPRGDQPEAIAALVEGLNKGYRGQVLLGATGTGKTFTMANVIQAVQRPALVLAPNKTLAAQLCGEFKEFFPDNAVEYFVSYYDYYQPEAYIAHTDTYIEKDSSINDEIDKLRHSATCALFERRDVIIVASVSCIYGLGDPEEYSTLVLSLRQGENYDRDAVLRKLVSIQYDRNDINFTRGKFRVRGDVVEIFPVSNTERAIRVDFNGDTVERMLEFDVLTGEILGRRSHVSIFPASHYATSREKMERALASIEAELAERLAELNAKGKLLEAQRLEQRTNYDMEMMREMGFCSGIENYSRHLTGRQPGQPPYTLLDYFPDDFILFVDESHVAVPQVGGMYEGDRSRKQTLVEYGFRLPSAFDNRPLTFPEFAERIKQVIYTSATPGPYEQKHSSQVVEQIIRPTGLVDPAVSVRPTRGQIDDLLGEIRLRVSRGERVLVTTLTKKMAEDLTDYFREVAVKVRYLHSDIKTIERMEILRDLRLGTFDVLVGINLLREGLDLPEVSLVAILDADKEGFLRSERSLVQTIGRAARNVDGRVIMYADQITDSMQRAIDETERRRKIQMEYNRKHGITPETVRKSVREVIEATRAAEPKAVYEIASTGKKMTKAKLKRHIASLEKEMREAARELAFERAAQLRDMIIELRLQLRGEHGLGPGIPGVEEPS; this is encoded by the coding sequence ATGCGAGCTTTTCAGCTGAAATCGGAATACACTCCCCGGGGCGATCAGCCGGAGGCTATCGCCGCCCTGGTGGAAGGCTTGAATAAGGGTTACCGGGGGCAGGTGCTCCTGGGCGCCACCGGTACGGGTAAAACCTTTACCATGGCCAATGTGATCCAGGCCGTGCAGCGGCCGGCGCTGGTGCTGGCGCCAAATAAAACCCTGGCCGCTCAGCTGTGCGGCGAGTTTAAGGAGTTTTTTCCCGACAACGCGGTTGAGTATTTTGTCAGCTATTATGACTACTACCAGCCGGAGGCATATATCGCCCACACGGACACTTATATTGAGAAGGACTCCTCCATCAACGACGAAATCGACAAGCTGCGCCACTCCGCCACCTGCGCCCTTTTTGAGCGCCGGGACGTCATTATTGTGGCCAGCGTATCCTGTATATACGGTTTGGGTGACCCGGAGGAGTACAGTACCCTGGTGCTTTCCCTGCGCCAGGGGGAGAACTACGACCGGGACGCCGTCCTGCGCAAGCTGGTGAGTATCCAGTATGACCGCAATGACATCAACTTTACCAGGGGTAAGTTCCGGGTAAGGGGCGACGTCGTCGAGATCTTTCCGGTTTCCAACACCGAAAGAGCGATCAGAGTGGATTTTAACGGCGATACGGTGGAAAGGATGCTGGAGTTCGACGTGTTGACCGGGGAAATCCTGGGCAGGCGCAGCCACGTCTCAATCTTTCCGGCCAGCCATTACGCCACCTCCCGTGAAAAAATGGAGCGGGCGCTTGCATCTATTGAGGCCGAACTGGCGGAGCGACTGGCTGAACTTAACGCCAAAGGAAAACTTTTAGAGGCCCAGCGACTGGAGCAGCGGACCAACTACGATATGGAAATGATGCGGGAGATGGGCTTTTGCAGCGGGATTGAAAACTATTCCCGCCACCTTACGGGGCGGCAGCCCGGCCAGCCGCCCTATACGCTGCTGGATTATTTTCCGGATGACTTTATCTTGTTCGTTGACGAGTCTCATGTGGCAGTACCCCAGGTGGGCGGTATGTACGAGGGTGACCGTTCCCGCAAGCAGACGCTGGTGGAGTACGGTTTCCGGCTGCCCTCGGCCTTTGACAACCGGCCGCTGACCTTTCCGGAATTTGCGGAGCGGATCAAACAGGTTATTTACACCTCGGCCACCCCCGGCCCCTATGAGCAAAAGCACAGCAGCCAGGTGGTGGAGCAGATTATCCGGCCCACCGGCCTGGTCGATCCCGCTGTCAGCGTCCGCCCCACACGCGGCCAGATCGACGACCTTTTAGGTGAAATCCGTTTAAGGGTCAGCCGCGGGGAAAGAGTGCTGGTGACTACTCTGACCAAGAAGATGGCAGAAGACCTCACTGATTACTTCCGTGAGGTGGCGGTCAAAGTCCGCTACCTGCACTCGGATATCAAAACCATCGAGCGCATGGAAATCTTACGGGACCTGCGCCTGGGGACCTTTGATGTGCTGGTGGGCATAAATCTGTTAAGAGAAGGCCTGGACCTGCCGGAGGTCAGCCTGGTGGCTATACTGGACGCCGACAAGGAAGGCTTCCTTCGTTCCGAGCGCTCCCTGGTGCAGACCATTGGCCGGGCGGCCCGTAATGTTGACGGCAGGGTGATCATGTACGCCGATCAAATTACGGATTCCATGCAGAGGGCGATAGATGAGACCGAGCGCCGCCGCAAGATCCAAATGGAGTACAACCGAAAGCACGGGATAACGCCTGAGACAGTCCGCAAATCGGTGCGTGAGGTGATCGAGGCCACCCGTGCCGCAGAACCCAAGGCCGTTTATGAAATCGCTTCTACAGGTAAAAAAATGACCAAGGCCAAGTTGAAGCGGCACATAGCCTCCCTTGAAAAAGAGATGCGGGAGGCGGCCCGCGAGCTGGCCTTCGAACGGGCGGCCCAGCTCAGGGATATGATCATTGAGCTGCGCCTCCAACTGAGGGGCGAGCACGGGCTTGGCCCGGGAATTCCCGGGGTGGAAGAGCCAAGCTAG
- a CDS encoding SLC13 family permease, whose protein sequence is MSEQYQVIVAAIVFIATYVVIVSEKIHRMVAAFIGAGLLLLLGVIKFEAAAHAVDYNTIGLLVGMMLIVGITRNTGVFEFLSIKAAKGAGGEPVRLIAALALVTAILSALLDNVTTVLLIAPVTLVIAGMLKISPLPFLISEIIASNIGGTATLIGDPPNIMIGSATRLGFMDFVINLAPVVAVIYIITFFLIRLIYGRQLTVRPDLKAKLMDLDAQDEIKDPALLRKCLLVLALTILGFVLHQFIHLESAVIALSGASLLLLLTREDPEHALQSVEWPVIFFFIGLFVVVGALEEVGIIQAMAKWALDVTSGSLLPTGILILWLSAIASSFVDNIPFVATMIPLLQEMSRLGGITDINFLWWSLALGACLGGNGTIVGASANLIVVGIAERKGHHISFLGFMKIAFPLMLMSIVISTGYLLIWYNNRLAAIAGSLCTAVVLYLLFKVIQGKAEKRFHH, encoded by the coding sequence GTGTCTGAACAGTATCAGGTAATAGTTGCAGCCATAGTGTTTATTGCCACTTATGTGGTAATCGTATCCGAAAAGATCCACCGCATGGTGGCGGCCTTTATTGGAGCGGGACTGCTGTTGCTGTTGGGGGTAATTAAGTTTGAAGCGGCGGCGCATGCCGTCGATTACAATACCATCGGGCTGCTGGTGGGGATGATGCTTATCGTCGGCATCACCAGAAACACAGGTGTTTTTGAATTCCTATCCATTAAGGCCGCTAAAGGGGCGGGGGGAGAACCTGTGAGGTTGATTGCGGCATTAGCCTTGGTTACCGCCATTTTATCGGCCTTGTTGGATAATGTTACCACCGTCCTGCTGATTGCGCCGGTGACACTGGTTATTGCCGGCATGCTGAAAATCAGCCCCCTGCCATTCTTGATTTCAGAGATTATCGCTTCCAATATTGGCGGTACTGCTACTTTAATCGGGGACCCTCCGAACATTATGATTGGCAGCGCCACACGGCTTGGCTTTATGGACTTTGTGATCAATCTCGCTCCAGTAGTAGCAGTAATTTATATTATCACTTTCTTTCTTATTCGCTTGATTTATGGCCGGCAACTAACAGTACGGCCGGATTTAAAGGCCAAATTAATGGATCTGGATGCACAGGATGAGATCAAGGATCCGGCGCTGCTGCGAAAATGCCTGCTGGTGCTCGCCCTGACCATCCTCGGCTTCGTACTGCACCAGTTTATTCACCTGGAATCTGCTGTGATTGCCCTGTCCGGCGCCAGCCTGTTGCTCTTGCTGACCCGGGAAGACCCGGAGCATGCTCTGCAGTCTGTGGAGTGGCCGGTAATATTCTTCTTTATCGGCCTGTTTGTGGTGGTAGGGGCGCTGGAAGAGGTGGGGATTATCCAGGCGATGGCCAAATGGGCCCTGGACGTTACCAGCGGCAGCCTTTTGCCCACCGGTATATTGATTCTCTGGCTTTCCGCCATAGCGTCCTCCTTTGTGGACAACATTCCCTTTGTGGCCACTATGATTCCTCTATTGCAGGAAATGAGCCGCCTGGGCGGCATCACCGACATCAACTTCCTCTGGTGGTCCCTGGCCCTTGGGGCCTGCCTGGGGGGTAACGGAACGATTGTTGGGGCCTCCGCCAACTTAATAGTGGTTGGTATCGCTGAAAGAAAAGGACATCATATCAGTTTTCTGGGTTTTATGAAAATAGCATTCCCGCTGATGCTGATGTCCATTGTAATCTCCACGGGCTATCTGCTGATTTGGTACAATAACCGCCTGGCTGCTATTGCCGGCAGCCTGTGTACAGCCGTGGTCCTGTACTTGCTTTTTAAAGTAATTCAAGGGAAAGCGGAAAAACGCTTTCATCACTAA